Proteins found in one Subtercola endophyticus genomic segment:
- a CDS encoding lytic transglycosylase domain-containing protein, whose product MNARPASARARAATRKRKRARRAETGIHRRVWGIVLASAGVVAAVAVVGVFVAAPLGDAIGQVVNSALNEKGTSTQDAQTVVVPTQAPAVAQPGTTPGALPGLAGQADVAWTTQLAADTNVSLRALQAYAGVAIAKQAENPGCHIGWNTLAAIGAVESGNGTHAGSAVGADGVVSPPIYGPSLTGNGNGFATVDDSDGGAIDGDASADRAVGPMQFIPEAWRNWGTDASGDGVADPQNIDDATLATANYLCHAGGDLGTDAGWKKAIASYNSDPAYAVKVSQAANRFAAAAPVGEAPVPAAAAAGSAGSAG is encoded by the coding sequence ATGAACGCCCGCCCTGCATCCGCACGCGCCAGGGCAGCCACGCGCAAACGCAAGCGGGCGCGCAGGGCAGAAACGGGCATCCACCGCCGGGTTTGGGGCATCGTGCTGGCGAGCGCGGGGGTCGTGGCGGCTGTCGCCGTTGTCGGGGTGTTCGTGGCGGCACCGCTCGGCGACGCCATCGGGCAGGTGGTGAACAGTGCCCTGAACGAAAAGGGTACGTCGACTCAGGATGCCCAGACCGTGGTTGTTCCCACGCAGGCCCCCGCCGTGGCTCAGCCCGGCACCACTCCGGGCGCACTGCCCGGGCTCGCGGGGCAGGCCGACGTCGCCTGGACCACGCAGCTCGCCGCCGACACGAACGTCTCGCTGCGGGCCCTTCAGGCTTACGCCGGTGTCGCCATTGCCAAACAGGCGGAGAATCCCGGCTGCCACATCGGCTGGAACACCCTCGCCGCCATCGGGGCTGTGGAGTCGGGAAACGGCACGCACGCCGGCAGCGCAGTGGGCGCCGATGGCGTTGTGAGCCCGCCGATCTACGGGCCCTCGCTGACCGGCAACGGCAACGGATTCGCCACGGTCGACGACAGCGACGGCGGAGCGATCGACGGCGACGCTTCGGCCGACCGCGCCGTCGGGCCGATGCAATTCATTCCCGAGGCCTGGCGCAATTGGGGCACCGATGCCAGCGGTGACGGGGTTGCCGACCCGCAGAACATCGACGACGCCACGCTCGCGACAGCCAACTATCTCTGCCATGCCGGCGGCGATCTCGGCACCGACGCCGGCTGGAAGAAGGCGATCGCCTCGTACAACAGCGACCCGGCTTACGCGGTGAAGGTGTCGCAGGCCGCGAACCGGTTTGCGGCGGCGGCTCCTGTCGGTGAGGCCCCGGTTCCGGCCGCAGCGGCGGCGGGGTCTGCGGGGTCTGCGGGGTAG
- a CDS encoding DUF2510 domain-containing protein, with product MSASLPPAGWYADPEQPGRQRWWNGAEWTSDFSPAPAAAPAPAAAAAPAPASASMSAGWRPTVLTVIVGVVALIVAVIFFASGGVGGLLIALALFAVATGIYTLATRRPSWLRLARRRSAGAITVGIGAVLLIVGAVVSPHPPAPPTVPLAAANSSSSQTPAPIPSPTPTPSKIAEIGYVGQAAAQAETSLKNAGFVVRKVAVGASTPTDWTGWTVVAQKPAIGTLIAPGSTVEIDLTAPAPTPTPAAPAPAPAPASAAAAPAQSDPSPAQPVAPAAPAAPAEPAQPVAPAAPAEPAAPAAPAAPAAPAPASADIDPGGFCDDSDVGVTHTNSNGRSYTCGGNGADKNGHYHWNRD from the coding sequence ATGAGCGCTTCTCTGCCGCCTGCGGGCTGGTACGCCGATCCCGAGCAGCCAGGTCGCCAGCGGTGGTGGAACGGCGCGGAATGGACGAGCGACTTCTCGCCTGCACCTGCGGCTGCGCCTGCACCTGCGGCTGCGGCTGCGCCTGCGCCTGCGTCTGCGTCGATGAGCGCGGGGTGGCGACCGACGGTCTTGACCGTCATCGTGGGGGTGGTGGCCCTGATCGTGGCGGTGATCTTCTTCGCGTCGGGTGGCGTCGGCGGCCTGCTCATCGCTCTCGCGTTGTTCGCTGTCGCAACCGGAATCTACACACTCGCCACCCGCCGCCCGAGCTGGCTGCGATTGGCGCGCCGGCGCTCGGCCGGAGCGATCACCGTGGGAATCGGCGCCGTTCTGCTGATTGTGGGCGCCGTAGTGTCGCCGCATCCGCCCGCGCCGCCGACGGTGCCGCTCGCTGCTGCGAATTCGTCGTCGAGTCAGACGCCGGCCCCGATCCCCAGTCCCACGCCCACGCCGAGCAAGATCGCCGAGATCGGCTACGTCGGGCAGGCCGCCGCGCAGGCCGAGACGTCGCTGAAGAATGCCGGCTTCGTGGTGCGCAAGGTCGCTGTCGGTGCAAGCACCCCGACCGACTGGACGGGCTGGACCGTCGTCGCCCAGAAACCCGCGATCGGCACACTGATCGCGCCGGGAAGCACGGTCGAGATCGACCTGACGGCACCGGCGCCGACGCCTACTCCCGCCGCGCCTGCTCCGGCGCCGGCGCCGGCCTCGGCTGCTGCGGCTCCGGCTCAGTCCGACCCGTCGCCGGCCCAGCCCGTCGCTCCTGCGGCCCCGGCGGCGCCGGCCGAACCCGCTCAGCCGGTTGCGCCAGCGGCTCCCGCAGAACCAGCCGCACCGGCTGCGCCAGCCGCGCCGGCTGCCCCCGCTCCGGCTTCGGCAGACATCGACCCCGGCGGGTTCTGCGACGACTCCGACGTCGGCGTGACCCATACGAACTCCAACGGCCGAAGCTACACCTGCGGCGGAAACGGCGCCGACAAGAACGGTCATTACCACTGGAACCGAGACTGA
- a CDS encoding YajQ family cyclic di-GMP-binding protein, which yields MADSSFDIVSKVDKMEADNALHQAQKEVEQRYDFKNVGASIDYSGEKVLIKANSEERAKAILEVFEQKLIKRSISLRSLDAGEPFASGKEYRIEANFKNGIEQEAAKKISKLIRDEAPKSVKSQIQGDELRVSSKSRDDLQSAMALVKGADLDVAVQFVNFR from the coding sequence ATGGCAGATTCAAGTTTTGACATCGTGAGCAAGGTCGACAAGATGGAGGCCGACAACGCTCTGCACCAGGCGCAGAAAGAGGTCGAGCAGCGCTACGACTTCAAGAACGTGGGCGCCTCGATCGACTACAGCGGCGAGAAAGTGCTCATCAAGGCCAACTCCGAAGAGCGCGCCAAGGCGATTCTCGAGGTGTTCGAGCAGAAGCTCATCAAGCGCAGCATCAGCCTGCGCAGCCTCGACGCGGGCGAGCCGTTCGCCAGCGGCAAGGAGTACCGCATCGAAGCCAACTTCAAGAACGGCATCGAGCAAGAGGCCGCCAAGAAGATCTCGAAGCTCATCCGCGACGAGGCCCCCAAGTCGGTCAAGAGCCAGATTCAGGGCGACGAGTTGCGCGTCTCATCGAAGTCTCGGGATGACCTGCAGTCCGCCATGGCGCTGGTCAAGGGCGCCGACCTCGATGTCGCGGTGCAGTTCGTCAACTTTCGCTGA
- a CDS encoding FkbM family methyltransferase: protein MQHLSPRLDGFSPYLVHRMVTTIDCHDADEIPKVERAGEVYDHDGTAVQIMHNGVLVEADGYAGPWMTEVIRCLSGHHEPQEELTFSRIVTRLHETGGARAMIELGSFWSYYSLWFCAEFPDARVVAIEPDPSNLDLGRRNAALNGATDRITFIQAAIGASPGETIRLRTESDNEERDIVTVDLASLMADTGLDHVDIVLCDVQGAETIMLARARGDFAAGRVRFLVVSTHHHRISGDALTHQNALALLLEYGAHIIAEHSVSESASGDGLIAVSFDPRDDDLVVQVSHVRARDSLSGELEVELAQALNDRVAADEAAQVERNEVGRLRAVLDESQQHEAGLRAETAALSEQKAALERELNAIMHTKLWRVSRAPRAVYGRLRRRR from the coding sequence GTGCAGCATCTCTCGCCCCGTCTCGACGGATTCAGCCCGTATCTCGTGCACCGCATGGTGACCACGATCGACTGCCACGACGCCGATGAGATTCCGAAAGTGGAGCGGGCCGGCGAGGTGTACGACCATGACGGTACCGCGGTGCAGATCATGCACAACGGAGTGTTGGTGGAGGCCGACGGCTACGCCGGGCCGTGGATGACCGAGGTCATCCGTTGCCTGAGCGGGCATCACGAGCCGCAAGAAGAGCTGACGTTCAGCCGCATCGTCACTCGCCTGCACGAAACCGGCGGCGCCCGGGCCATGATCGAACTCGGCAGCTTCTGGAGCTACTACAGTCTGTGGTTCTGCGCCGAATTCCCCGACGCCCGGGTGGTGGCGATCGAGCCGGATCCGTCTAACCTCGATCTCGGCCGGCGCAACGCCGCGCTCAACGGTGCCACCGACCGCATCACATTCATTCAGGCGGCCATCGGCGCTTCGCCGGGTGAGACCATTCGGCTGCGAACCGAGAGCGACAACGAAGAGCGCGACATCGTCACGGTCGACCTGGCTTCCCTGATGGCCGACACCGGCCTCGATCACGTCGACATCGTGCTCTGCGACGTGCAGGGCGCAGAGACCATCATGCTCGCTCGGGCGCGCGGCGACTTCGCGGCCGGTCGCGTTCGTTTTCTCGTCGTGTCGACCCATCACCACCGCATCTCGGGTGATGCGCTGACCCACCAGAACGCCCTCGCGCTGCTTCTCGAGTACGGCGCCCATATCATCGCCGAGCACTCCGTCAGCGAGTCTGCAAGCGGCGACGGACTCATCGCCGTGTCATTCGACCCGCGTGACGACGATCTCGTGGTGCAGGTCTCGCATGTTCGCGCCCGAGATTCGCTGTCTGGTGAACTCGAGGTCGAACTGGCTCAAGCTCTGAACGACCGAGTGGCGGCCGACGAGGCGGCGCAGGTGGAACGCAACGAGGTGGGGCGTCTGCGAGCGGTGCTGGATGAATCCCAGCAGCACGAGGCGGGGCTGCGGGCCGAGACGGCAGCGCTGAGCGAGCAGAAGGCGGCGCTCGAGCGCGAGCTGAACGCCATCATGCACACGAAGCTGTGGCGGGTGAGTAGAGCGCCGCGGGCCGTGTACGGGCGGCTTCGGCGCCGGCGCTGA